The DNA segment GTCCCTCTCCTTGGTAAGGCTATCCATTAACCACATCTTTCTTAACAATCAAACAAAATACTTAACAGCAACCAAGGCGGCAGATAAAGCAACCGCCAAGGAGGTTAAGACATCAACGGATAATCAAACTTAGACACCAAAAGGGTTTTAACCCACTCCCCACTCCCCACTCCCTACTCCCCAGCTATAATTTGCCAAAAAAAACCGCCATAAAATTAATATAGCGGCGAAGATTTTCAATTCACAATCAGGAATTTAAGCAAACCATTCTAGAACAGCTTCATCCTTAGTATTGGTATTTCGAGATGGAGTCTCACGATTAAACTTCATTTGAATTGATCGTGTTTGTTCACCATCAGCCGCCACACCCACAATGGGATAGTCAATTAAACCATCTTGGAACGACATCTGGAAGCGGAATGTCCCATCTGGATTCAGCTTAATTGGACGACCGCCAATGGTAACAGTTGCATCAGGTTCGGTTGCACCGTAAACAATCAACTCAGCATCAGCAACTAGCCAGAATTTGCGGGGACTCATGGGTACGCCAGCTGAGAAGCCAGCGCCAGACATACCAGCACCAGACATGGTTAAACCAGACGCAGTGGGAACTGCCCACATACCTACACCAGAGGGGAAAACGTAGGAACTAATAGCCTCTTCGGGACGTGCCGAACCGGGTACTTGGTGCATCGAACCGAAGATAGAACCAGCAACTCGTTGTGCTTCAGCCGATTCCGCCAAGCCAAAGATTTCTTCGTATATGGGGTTACTGTGACCGTTGACTCCCACTCCTGCTGAAGCTGTTGCGGCTGCTTTCTTCGCAGGGGGGACTAATTCGTAAACAGTTTTACCACGTAAATCTTCTTCAAAGTTGACAGTAACAAAGGCATCCTCAATCCAGTCAGATGGATAAACGGGAGGAATGTGTACTCTCGCCGAACGCGCCAATACTAACCAACGACCATCAGCGGTACGGTAGCCTATATCTATGACATAATCGCGATCGCTCACTGGAATGGGAATATACCATTCTCTTGCCAGTTCATCAGCAGGGTATTCTTGAATGCTGTGAGGACTTTGGTGATCAATATCGATGTCGGTAACATCATATATCCGCAGCGCTAGTTGCTGTCCACCTTGCTGCCGTAGTTCGGCTTTGTGTTCGTTAGGAATATCCCAGTAAGTATAAGCCCACTGAGGATCGCGGGGTAAAAGTACAATCCGGCTTTCACCATAACCTTGTGGTAGGTCTGCCAGTCCTTCATCAACATCAGCCAAAGAACCACCAGTTCGGTCTTCTTGACCTAATTCAAATTTTGCTGCTTCCACGGTTTCCTGTGCCTCCAGTGAACGAGTTGGACTAAGCGATACTTTGCTGCGCTGGACTTCTTGAATCGCTGCCAGCAATTGAGATTTACGCATTCGGCTATAGCGAGAGATACTATATTCACTAGCAACTTTGCGTAGTTGCCTTAATGTCATCTCTTCTAGTGGTGGGCGTTCTTTTGCCATAACTTTGGACTCCAGTAGTTTGCAAGGTAAATGATTTCCCTGGGTTACAGAATCTTCTATAAAATAAAATGTCATCTACCCCAGATGAATTTCTGATTCCTGACTTCTGGTTTTGCCCAGCTTTTAACTTTTTAGTTTGTTCTTAAATAGAGGGACACTACCTTTCGATTCCGCAATCATGCCATGATCAGCATTTCTTTGGGATCGGAGGAGTTCCTTTGTTAAGTAAATATTAACCAGTAAACCATGCTAGGGATCAAGGGGGTTCCAGGCACTTTTTTATCTGTTGTACGAATTCATCAGCTTTTTGGGGATCGCAATGTCATAGCTTCATGACAATTTGACGCAATTCAGCTTGAGAGGACAGCATAAATGTCAGCTTTCCATAACATTCTGGCGATGAATTAGCTGAAAACCTGAATCCACATGAGTTTTGGGAAACATTGCGGCAAAAAAAATTAACCCCAGAATCAGGGGTATATAAGCATTAACTAGAGTTTATGACATTAAGAAACTTAAAAATTCAACTCAGGACTATTGGTAATAAACCACCACTTACAAACTTAATTTGAGTTTTTTCCCCTTAAAAATTCATGCCAATTTGATTAATAACTGACATATTTCGGATGCGCCAAACATCAGCTTGTCGAATTAAAGAATATCGTACACGCAAAGTTTCATCAGCAAAATTTCTGATCTGACCCCTTTCATAAAACTGTGTTACTTCCCTGACTGTAGCCACGACTACAGCTTGATCCGAATTTTGATTAAGATATTCTACTTTCACTGTGTGGTTATATGTTCGATAGCGGTTTTGTGACCTCTCTTGTTGTGCCAACAGTCGCCATTGAGAAAGGGTGGCATCTGTCAAAATATCTTGTAGACTATCCAAATTATATTTTGGCCCTAAAGCTGCGGCTTTAGTAGATAGCCAAGTTTGAATAACTTCTTGCGCCGTCGCCTCCGTCAAAGAACCTTCTGGGGGTTGCAATTTACTAGTTTCGTCGGGAATTTCTATTGGTGGTTCATTCAGCTGCACAAATAATTGTTCACCTTCCAAAACTGGCGCAGGGAAAAATAAATTTTTCACCCATCCAAATGTCGTCGAAACTAACAGCCAAAAAACTAAGATACCTGCTAAAGAAGCAAATACAGTCCAAACAATTCTTGTTCTCCCTTCTAAGGTAGCGGGAAAAGCTCGTTGCCGTTGAGGATAACCCCGATTGACGGCTTGACGGGGCTTTCGCCTCCGGCGCTTTTTGACTTGACGAGTAGCAGTGGATTTAGCTGTACCATTGAGATGATTCGGAGTCCCTATGGTTGTGCGTTCAGGATGAGAAAATTTGGCTACATCTGCTGGTGAGCGGACATCCCAAGAAATTTGATCTGGCGGTGTTTTCCCATTATTTGGCGATTCGTAGACATTTTCATGTCTTTTGTGATCTGGCGTTGCTGATAAATCCGGCTCAGGGGTTCTACCTGCGACAAATTCTGGGGAAACAGCAGTGGAATGATCATTATGAACCGGAGGCTGGGAAAAAGACTGGCGATTGATTACAGACCACTCGTGAGTGGGTTGGGCATCAGTCGGTAAGGCTTCTAAATAAGCTTGCACCTGTTGGTTGGCAAAATAATCTTTCAGCGAGGCTTGCTGTTTAGCTAAATCTCGAAAGTGCAGGAATACTTCATTTTGTAACCACTGTTCTGCATACAAACATAGCCCCGGTAGCAAGTCGGGAGAGTCTAGGGATTTTTCCCGAATCAAAGCTAGGGCTTCGTATTCTTGGCTCAGTTCTAAAACACGGGTGGCTTCTTCGGTCTGACCCAATAGCAGCGCACACAGTGATTGTTCTAAATGCACATCTTGACGCTTTCCCAAGCCCATCAGCATTTGCTTGGCCTGACGAATTAAAGCCGGTTGACGTTGAGTGAATCCCCGTGCTAATAGGGCATAAACCGCCAAGTAGGTGGCCACGGCAGAAGGACGCTTGCTTTCCGCTTCAAATAACTTATGCTGTTCTGCAACTGTTAAATAGTTGCGTAATTGTTGAATAAAGCGCAAAAAATCATCTATATTGAGACCAGATTGATCATTGCCAGTACCATCTATCCCACCGCGATCGCTCAATATTTCGCGCAAAAATGCCAAGCCTTGTCGTCTTTGGGCAACCTTTTCTTCCGGTAATGCCAGCAATTCCAAAATTCGATAGGGGCGCAATTTATACAAGTCAGCTTGCATTTCTGCCTGGACGCTAGCAAATAGCCCTTCACGCGCTAGCAGTTCTTGACCAGTTTCTAGAGAGATAGCCGCATTTTCATAGTGACCTTGCTGCCAATGTTCTCGACCTAGTTCCAGACAAGCCAGAGCCACAGTTAGAACAATATCTGGGTAATCAGAATTTTCCAAGAATTCTTCACTTGCCAGATTATTCGCCTGTCTAGCAGACGCTATGCCGCTTTGATTAGTGAGGTAATTATGACCTAGCTTGAGTACAAGTTCATATTCCCCCAATTCTTGCAGAATTAATAAAGCACCAACTAATTCCTCTTGGGAAATGTTGATACTCAGACTTTGGATGTCAGGATCAGTGTTGTTGCTGTTTGTGTGGTTTCCCACTGCAACAGTAGTATTACCATTGCCGTCAGGGCCATAGGCATGGGCAAGGTAAAGCTGGTCATAACTGTTACGTTCTTTAGGATTGGATAAAACCACGTAAGCTTCTTCTATAAGTTGTTTGCGAGAAGAAATTGCTGCTTGAGAATACTCTCGTCGCGGCAATTGCACAATGCGATCGCTGTACGATTGCCGCAACTGTTCATCACTTGCCGCTAACGGTAATCCCAAAATTCGGTAGTAATCTAGCGGAATTCGCACAGTCTACTTCCCCTGCACCGTGATCAACATAATTCACCTAGAGCATTCCAGGCATGTAAAACCGTGCCATAATAGTACGGTGAATAATACCGTGGCTAATTTATACTATAAGTATATATTGCGACAATTGATTTTGTTACTTCCTAAAATTTGAATATTATTTTAGTAGCAATATTTTGCATTTGCCTAGAAAGCCACAATACTTTGTTTTGATACTGAGTATTTTGGCTTCATAAGAACTTATAGTTACTGATTGTTCACGGATTTCTTCAGCTATGCAGTTAAAGAAACTATCTTTAAGAAGATATCTGTTAATTAAAGATTCGTGATGATAGCATAAATAGCTTAAATTTGCAACAACCTAGCTACATATAAAATTTTCCTGGTTCATTTTTTCTAAATTGTTCATGGATAGGCAGAAAC comes from the Nodularia sp. NIES-3585 genome and includes:
- a CDS encoding DUF4912 domain-containing protein, whose translation is MAKERPPLEEMTLRQLRKVASEYSISRYSRMRKSQLLAAIQEVQRSKVSLSPTRSLEAQETVEAAKFELGQEDRTGGSLADVDEGLADLPQGYGESRIVLLPRDPQWAYTYWDIPNEHKAELRQQGGQQLALRIYDVTDIDIDHQSPHSIQEYPADELAREWYIPIPVSDRDYVIDIGYRTADGRWLVLARSARVHIPPVYPSDWIEDAFVTVNFEEDLRGKTVYELVPPAKKAAATASAGVGVNGHSNPIYEEIFGLAESAEAQRVAGSIFGSMHQVPGSARPEEAISSYVFPSGVGMWAVPTASGLTMSGAGMSGAGFSAGVPMSPRKFWLVADAELIVYGATEPDATVTIGGRPIKLNPDGTFRFQMSFQDGLIDYPIVGVAADGEQTRSIQMKFNRETPSRNTNTKDEAVLEWFA
- a CDS encoding IMS domain-containing protein; this encodes MRIPLDYYRILGLPLAASDEQLRQSYSDRIVQLPRREYSQAAISSRKQLIEEAYVVLSNPKERNSYDQLYLAHAYGPDGNGNTTVAVGNHTNSNNTDPDIQSLSINISQEELVGALLILQELGEYELVLKLGHNYLTNQSGIASARQANNLASEEFLENSDYPDIVLTVALACLELGREHWQQGHYENAAISLETGQELLAREGLFASVQAEMQADLYKLRPYRILELLALPEEKVAQRRQGLAFLREILSDRGGIDGTGNDQSGLNIDDFLRFIQQLRNYLTVAEQHKLFEAESKRPSAVATYLAVYALLARGFTQRQPALIRQAKQMLMGLGKRQDVHLEQSLCALLLGQTEEATRVLELSQEYEALALIREKSLDSPDLLPGLCLYAEQWLQNEVFLHFRDLAKQQASLKDYFANQQVQAYLEALPTDAQPTHEWSVINRQSFSQPPVHNDHSTAVSPEFVAGRTPEPDLSATPDHKRHENVYESPNNGKTPPDQISWDVRSPADVAKFSHPERTTIGTPNHLNGTAKSTATRQVKKRRRRKPRQAVNRGYPQRQRAFPATLEGRTRIVWTVFASLAGILVFWLLVSTTFGWVKNLFFPAPVLEGEQLFVQLNEPPIEIPDETSKLQPPEGSLTEATAQEVIQTWLSTKAAALGPKYNLDSLQDILTDATLSQWRLLAQQERSQNRYRTYNHTVKVEYLNQNSDQAVVVATVREVTQFYERGQIRNFADETLRVRYSLIRQADVWRIRNMSVINQIGMNF